The genomic DNA TGGGCCCTGGCCCGGTCAACGCCGAACAATTCAGCCCCTCGCGCGTTGCAGAACAGGGTCTGGCCGCTCTCCATGTCCACCACGATGATGGACAGGGGGGAGGTCTCCAGGATGGTGCGCAGCCGTTCCTCGCTCCTTTGCAGTCTGCGGGAGATGTCCTTTTGCCGGGTGATGTCGGTCAGGACGCCGACGATGCCGCCAGGGGTGCCGTCAGGGCCATTGAAGACCGCCTTGCGGATGAGGATGTCGCGCTCAATGCCGCCGAAGCGGGTGACCTGCTCGTATTCCTGGTGCCCGCCCGTGGCCATGAGTTCGCGGTCCTTGCTGACAAAGACGGGGCTCTCGGCGGGCGGGGCGAACTCCTCGACGCGTCGGCCCACCACCTGCTCGCGGGTCATGCCCGCGAACTCCTCCCAAGCCTTGTTGCAGCCCAGGTAGCGGCCTTGCGCATCCTTGTAGAAAACCTGGTTGGGCACCGCGTCGATGAGGGTCTGGAGAAAGGCGATCTGGTTGCCCAGAGCCTTCTGGGTGCGCTGGTGTTCGGCGATCTCGAAGTCGAGCCGGGCGCGCTGGGCCGCCAGATAGGCGGCGCGCTCCAGCCCCTTGAACAGGGCATGATCCAGTTCGGCCAGCACGGCCTCGCCCTTGACCACGAAATCCCACGCGCCCCGGCGTACGGCCTGGACCGCGTCCTCGATGCCGTTGCTGCCCGAGACCACGATCAGGGGGATGGAGTCGCTCCGGTCGGCCATGTCGGCCAGCACGGCCAGGCCGTCCATGTCCGGCAGTTGCAGGTCCAAGAGCACGGCAGAGAACCGGCGCCCGCCAAAAGCGTCGAGGCCCGCGCGCCCGTTTTCGGCCAGATGGACAGAGAAGCCGCTGGCTTCCAGGTGATGGGCCACGAGTCTTGCGAATTCGGGACTGTCTTCTATGATCAGGATGTGATCCGGCTTCACTGCATCGTCCCCTCCCCAGAAGTCTGTTGGCTCATCCTATGCCATTGCCGGACAAAGATGAAGGTGCATATGATAAACTTTTGTGATCATCACGGGCGCGCAAGGCGATTGTGTACAACGCCCGATTGCGGTACACGGAAAGCCACAACCCCACACCCCACGGAGAGACACCCGATGCGATCCCTTCTTGCCGCCCTGGTCCTGGTCGTGACGTTCATGGCCCAGGCCGTCCGAGCCCAGACATTCACCTTTGTTTCGGACATGGACTTCGCGCCCTATTCCATGCTCTCCCAGGGCCGTGCTTCGGGCATCGACGTGGAGGTCATGACCGAGGCCGCGCGCCGGGCCGGGGTCGAGATCGAGATTCTGCTCAGGCCATGGGATGAATTGGTGCGCATGGTCAAGGCCGGGGAGTGCGACGGCGCCTTTGCCCTGTTCAAGGATGAGCAGCGCCAGGAATACGCCATCTTTCTGGAAGCGGTCCCCCTCCACTACAGCGATTACGTGCTCTTCACCAAGGTGGGGACCAACTTCTCCTTCCGCTCCTTCGACGACCTGGCCGGGAAGACCATTGGCCGTGCCGCCGGGGTG from Pseudodesulfovibrio aespoeensis Aspo-2 includes the following:
- a CDS encoding substrate-binding periplasmic protein, which translates into the protein MRSLLAALVLVVTFMAQAVRAQTFTFVSDMDFAPYSMLSQGRASGIDVEVMTEAARRAGVEIEILLRPWDELVRMVKAGECDGAFALFKDEQRQEYAIFLEAVPLHYSDYVLFTKVGTNFSFRSFDDLAGKTIGRAAGVSLGEEFEAAAKAGKMTLRTYPDQASALSGLISDEVSAYAGNIDVTYNRLKTMGMTSSIIYLPKKILEKKPAYVVLSRASDYPEKAEVGQKLERALDQMRRDGTYRDIAHRYLLRF